A window of Blastomonas sp. SL216 contains these coding sequences:
- a CDS encoding TolC family protein: protein MRKSLLLAGLAALALAPAPGIAQPLPATVAAPEQVPSSRGLQLSEVLASSRQYAPMILEALATARAADGRVLASEGAFDLLFTGEGFSRITGFYDGTYVQGKAIQPLTNNGGQLEASYRVSRGDFPVYEDYSFTDRLGELKVRGVFALLRDRYIDDRRFGQRNALIERDIAGLDALIIAIGVQQRAIQAYGQWVAAGQQVRVYRSLVGLAEDRQDGIRRQVQLGARAAILLTENEQNLLRRKSLLVAAERDLANAAQRLSLFWRDGDGRPRVATPADLPTSLPMIRAVRNTDPAAILAQRPDIKLIEQRLEQGEAKLELEQNKLLPSLRLFAEAGKDFGEQGLGGRSRDPFEAVVGFTFSMPLQNRAAKGNVAAAEASINALEWKRRQSEEQILAEVQQLSNNLSAAERLAVLARDEEVQAEKLASGERRLFQAGASDFFLVNLREDAAANAAIRRLDAEFRLAQARADLVAVAADLDALQLGDAFAESLQR, encoded by the coding sequence ATGCGCAAGTCGCTGTTGCTTGCCGGATTGGCGGCCCTGGCGCTTGCCCCGGCGCCAGGCATCGCCCAGCCCCTGCCCGCGACGGTCGCGGCACCGGAGCAGGTCCCCTCTTCCCGGGGGCTGCAGCTTTCGGAGGTGCTGGCATCGTCGCGGCAATATGCGCCGATGATCCTCGAGGCGCTGGCCACGGCGCGCGCCGCCGATGGTCGCGTGCTGGCCAGCGAGGGCGCCTTCGATCTGCTGTTCACCGGCGAGGGCTTTTCCCGGATCACCGGATTTTATGACGGCACTTATGTCCAGGGCAAGGCGATCCAGCCGCTGACCAACAATGGTGGTCAGCTTGAAGCCAGCTATCGCGTCTCGCGCGGCGATTTTCCGGTTTACGAGGATTACAGCTTCACCGACCGGCTGGGCGAACTGAAGGTGCGCGGCGTGTTCGCGCTGCTGCGTGACCGCTATATCGATGACCGCCGCTTCGGCCAGCGCAACGCGCTGATCGAGCGCGACATTGCCGGGCTGGATGCGCTGATCATCGCGATCGGGGTGCAGCAGCGCGCGATCCAGGCCTATGGCCAATGGGTGGCTGCCGGACAGCAGGTGCGCGTCTACCGTTCGCTCGTCGGCCTGGCGGAAGACAGGCAGGACGGCATTCGCCGCCAGGTGCAGCTGGGCGCGCGTGCCGCAATCCTGCTGACCGAAAACGAGCAGAACCTGCTGCGCCGCAAGTCCTTGCTGGTGGCGGCCGAGCGCGATCTGGCCAATGCGGCGCAGCGCCTGTCGCTGTTCTGGCGCGATGGGGACGGCCGTCCCCGGGTTGCCACGCCTGCAGACCTGCCGACATCGCTGCCGATGATCCGCGCCGTCCGCAACACCGACCCTGCAGCCATTCTGGCGCAGCGCCCTGATATCAAGCTGATCGAACAGCGGCTCGAACAGGGCGAGGCAAAGCTGGAGCTGGAGCAGAACAAGCTGCTGCCCTCGCTCCGCCTGTTTGCAGAGGCGGGCAAGGATTTTGGCGAACAGGGACTGGGCGGGCGATCACGCGACCCGTTCGAGGCGGTGGTCGGCTTCACCTTCTCGATGCCGCTGCAGAACCGGGCTGCCAAGGGCAATGTCGCGGCGGCAGAGGCCAGCATCAACGCGCTGGAATGGAAGCGCCGTCAGAGCGAGGAGCAGATTCTCGCCGAGGTTCAGCAGCTTTCGAACAATCTGTCCGCCGCCGAGCGGCTGGCGGTTCTGGCCCGCGATGAAGAGGTTCAGGCCGAAAAGCTGGCCTCGGGCGAACGCCGGCTGTTCCAGGCGGGGGCGAGCGACTTCTTCCTGGTCAACCTGCGCGAGGATGCTGCCGCCAACGCAGCAATCCGCAGGCTGGACGCCGAATTCCGCCTTGCCCAGGCGCGCGCCGATCTGGTTGCGGTCGCTGCGGATCTTGATGCGCTGCAGTTGGGCGATGCGTTCGCGGAGAGCCTTCAGCGCTGA
- a CDS encoding nitronate monooxygenase family protein: protein MKTRITELFGIEHPIIQGGMHYVGFAELAAAVSNAGGLGIITGLTQKTPADLDAEIKKCKAMTDKPFGVNLTFLPVLTAPDYPGYVRVIIENGIKAVETAGNNPQSVLPYLKEAGVKVIHKCTSVRHALKAQAIGCDAVSVDGFECGGHPGEDDVPNMILLPRAADELDIPFVASGGQADARSLVASLAMGADGINMGTRFIATKEAPVHENVKQAIVAASELDTRLVMRPLRNTERVLTNEAVEQLLMIEREKGKDLQFTDIIEQVAGVYPRIMMEGDMDAGAWSCGMVAGLIHDIPTCKELIDRIMTEAEQIIRGRLEGFLAA, encoded by the coding sequence ATGAAGACCCGCATCACCGAACTTTTCGGCATCGAACATCCGATCATTCAGGGCGGCATGCATTATGTCGGCTTTGCCGAACTGGCAGCGGCCGTATCCAATGCCGGCGGCCTCGGCATCATCACCGGCCTGACGCAGAAGACGCCTGCGGATCTCGATGCGGAGATCAAGAAGTGCAAGGCGATGACCGACAAGCCGTTCGGCGTGAACCTGACCTTCCTGCCGGTTCTAACCGCCCCCGATTATCCCGGCTATGTCCGCGTGATCATCGAAAATGGCATCAAGGCAGTGGAGACCGCGGGCAACAATCCGCAATCGGTGCTGCCCTATCTCAAGGAAGCCGGCGTCAAGGTGATCCACAAGTGCACCAGTGTTCGCCATGCGCTCAAGGCTCAGGCGATCGGCTGCGATGCGGTTTCGGTCGATGGCTTTGAATGTGGCGGCCATCCTGGCGAGGACGACGTGCCCAACATGATCCTGCTGCCCCGCGCGGCGGATGAGCTCGACATTCCCTTTGTCGCCTCGGGCGGCCAGGCCGATGCGCGATCACTCGTCGCCTCGCTCGCCATGGGCGCAGACGGCATCAACATGGGCACCCGCTTCATCGCGACCAAGGAAGCCCCGGTGCACGAGAATGTGAAACAGGCCATCGTGGCGGCATCCGAGCTCGACACGCGTCTGGTGATGCGCCCGCTGCGCAATACCGAGCGCGTGCTGACCAACGAGGCCGTCGAGCAACTGCTGATGATCGAGCGTGAAAAGGGCAAGGACCTGCAGTTCACCGATATCATCGAGCAGGTTGCGGGCGTCTATCCGCGAATCATGATGGAAGGCGATATGGACGCGGGCGCGTGGAGCTGCGGCATGGTCGCAGGGCTGATCCACGATATCCCGACCTGCAAGGAACTGATCGACCGGATCATGACTGAAGCCGAGCAGATCATTCGCGGCCGGCTGGAAGGCTTTCTCGCCGCCTGA
- a CDS encoding addiction module antidote protein, whose product MEGVVMGYWWHDMLDQPAELGSASLVEAKLVVAMRIAVFAHKSGNDPAPHVAARLGSVALSNQLSLVVEAMGQAWPEPFCVSRPCCGRLSPDETMFVGMVRSAMRGNRAAFDRQTSEMLAEDARTLIYNLMWQMGRMVPASA is encoded by the coding sequence ATGGAAGGAGTGGTCATGGGCTATTGGTGGCACGACATGCTGGATCAACCAGCCGAGCTGGGATCTGCAAGTCTCGTCGAGGCGAAGCTGGTGGTGGCCATGCGGATCGCGGTGTTTGCGCACAAGTCGGGCAACGATCCGGCCCCCCATGTCGCCGCGCGGCTGGGCAGCGTGGCGCTGTCCAATCAGCTTTCGCTGGTGGTCGAGGCGATGGGGCAGGCCTGGCCAGAGCCGTTCTGCGTTTCGCGCCCGTGCTGCGGCAGATTGTCGCCCGACGAGACGATGTTTGTCGGCATGGTGCGCAGCGCGATGCGTGGCAACCGCGCCGCGTTCGACCGGCAGACCAGCGAAATGCTCGCCGAAGATGCGCGCACGCTGATCTACAACCTCATGTGGCAGATGGGCCGCATGGTGCCTGCTTCGGCGTGA
- a CDS encoding N-formylglutamate amidohydrolase, translating into MDDAPIEAAMPTRLFSLEGVDAARVPVLVAVPHAGRDYPDAILQNARVVPEVLERLEDRHADMLLPERTSSGCATLVAHTARAWIDLNRAPSEVDPQMVTDAPRTAFAQPSAKVRGGLGLVPRRLADHGELWRRPFAQADIQGRIAQLHDPYHRALGQALAALKSRFGCALLIDLHSMPPLRPEGSNRPPQIVLGDRFGRSASGPVCDLALRVLKSSGFEVALNHPYAGGYVLDRHGRPARGIHALQVEVDRSLYLASDLKTPGEGLGQIRHALASLVRTLADDLLRLDGPDLAIAAE; encoded by the coding sequence ATGGATGATGCGCCCATCGAAGCTGCGATGCCAACGCGGCTGTTCAGCCTGGAAGGGGTGGATGCAGCGCGCGTGCCCGTGCTGGTGGCCGTGCCGCATGCCGGTCGCGACTATCCCGACGCCATCCTGCAGAATGCGCGCGTTGTGCCCGAGGTGCTGGAGCGGCTCGAAGATCGCCACGCCGACATGCTGCTGCCCGAGCGGACAAGCTCTGGCTGCGCAACGCTGGTTGCGCACACGGCGCGCGCGTGGATCGATCTCAACCGCGCGCCGAGCGAGGTCGACCCGCAAATGGTCACGGATGCGCCGCGTACCGCCTTTGCCCAGCCCAGCGCCAAGGTGCGCGGCGGTCTGGGCCTGGTGCCGCGGCGTCTGGCCGATCATGGCGAGTTATGGCGCAGGCCGTTTGCGCAAGCCGATATCCAGGGGCGGATCGCGCAACTGCATGATCCCTATCACCGCGCACTGGGCCAGGCGCTCGCGGCGCTGAAATCGCGATTCGGCTGTGCGCTGTTGATCGACCTGCATTCCATGCCGCCGCTGCGCCCGGAGGGGAGCAACCGCCCGCCGCAGATTGTGCTGGGCGACCGGTTCGGGCGATCGGCGAGCGGGCCGGTGTGCGACCTTGCGCTGCGCGTGCTCAAGAGCTCTGGGTTCGAGGTTGCGCTCAATCACCCATATGCCGGCGGCTATGTGCTCGACCGCCATGGCAGGCCGGCGCGCGGCATTCACGCGCTGCAGGTCGAGGTCGATCGCAGCCTGTACCTCGCGTCTGATCTCAAGACCCCGGGCGAGGGACTGGGCCAGATCAGGCACGCTCTGGCGAGTCTTGTCCGGACATTGGCGGATGATCTGCTGCGCCTTGATGGCCCTGATCTGGCCATCGCTGCGGAATAA
- a CDS encoding hydrogen peroxide-inducible genes activator, with the protein MPSLRQLQYLVALDDHRHFGRAAFAVHVSQPTLSQQLRTLEARLGASLIDRSGQDVQLTPLGRDIAARARGILVQVRDLSDLARRAGKGIGGTLRFGVTPTLGPYLMPAIVAGLHREQPDLRLHIREGIPDDQVRQVMRGELDMMLCPMPVDATGIVVEPLFSERMFVIAPPDHPLAGQKDIPASAIKGEGFLTLDRRHHFHRQTRDICEQLGAHIMHDYEGTSLDSIRQMVGSGIGLALLPERYMAAETQAAEVVATLDIAGWNARRSIAALWRTGAAFSDGFHAIAEFIRSYVNETP; encoded by the coding sequence ATGCCCAGCCTGCGTCAATTGCAATATCTCGTCGCGCTCGACGATCATCGCCATTTCGGCCGCGCCGCCTTTGCCGTGCATGTATCGCAGCCCACGCTCAGCCAGCAGCTGCGCACGCTGGAGGCGCGGCTGGGCGCATCGCTGATCGACCGCAGCGGCCAGGATGTACAACTTACCCCCCTGGGGCGGGATATCGCGGCCCGGGCACGCGGCATTCTGGTGCAGGTGCGCGATCTTTCCGACCTCGCGCGGCGCGCGGGCAAGGGCATAGGCGGGACCTTGCGCTTTGGCGTCACGCCGACCTTGGGCCCCTATCTGATGCCGGCCATCGTCGCCGGACTTCACCGCGAGCAGCCCGATCTGCGGCTGCACATCCGCGAAGGCATTCCCGATGACCAGGTCCGCCAGGTGATGCGCGGCGAGCTGGACATGATGCTGTGCCCGATGCCGGTCGATGCCACCGGGATCGTGGTGGAACCACTGTTCAGCGAGCGCATGTTCGTGATCGCACCGCCCGATCACCCGCTTGCCGGACAAAAGGATATTCCCGCCAGCGCGATCAAGGGCGAGGGTTTTCTCACGCTCGACCGCAGGCACCATTTCCATCGCCAGACGCGCGATATCTGCGAACAACTCGGCGCGCACATCATGCATGACTATGAAGGGACCAGCCTCGACAGCATCCGGCAGATGGTAGGATCAGGCATCGGGCTGGCGCTGCTGCCGGAGCGCTATATGGCCGCCGAAACCCAGGCGGCCGAAGTTGTCGCGACGCTCGACATTGCCGGATGGAATGCGCGCCGATCGATCGCAGCCCTGTGGCGCACCGGCGCGGCGTTCAGCGACGGCTTCCATGCCATCGCCGAATTCATCCGGTCCTATGTCAACGAAACGCCCTGA
- a CDS encoding thioesterase family protein: MNLAQTLASLVQTDTGWTVSIPSCWMQGRTSYGGLSSALAHHAARLAVPDAPPLRSAQVAFVGPLAGEVTISTELLRRGRNTAFVEVKIRSAEGLGFIGTFIFMSKRESKIEFEGVHRPDVAPPPEEGSTRSGPPEFFTSQMEYPEKRLELGMNTPRLANWHRFAARDGLDHMTELLCIGDGLPPSAMGLMDVAGPVSSMNWQVNLLTDAPQTENGWWLLESVTHHAHHGAASQYMTVWNSRLEPVMTAMQSVALFV, translated from the coding sequence ATGAATCTCGCTCAGACCCTCGCATCGCTGGTCCAGACCGACACTGGCTGGACCGTTTCGATCCCCTCATGCTGGATGCAGGGGCGCACCTCCTATGGTGGCCTTTCCTCGGCGCTGGCGCATCACGCGGCCCGGCTCGCCGTGCCCGATGCACCGCCGCTGCGTTCGGCCCAGGTGGCCTTTGTCGGGCCGCTTGCGGGCGAGGTCACCATCTCGACCGAACTGCTGCGCCGCGGGCGCAACACTGCCTTTGTCGAGGTCAAGATCCGCAGCGCCGAGGGCCTGGGCTTTATCGGCACCTTCATCTTCATGAGTAAGCGCGAGAGCAAGATCGAATTCGAGGGGGTCCATCGCCCCGATGTCGCCCCCCCGCCCGAGGAAGGCAGCACGCGCAGTGGGCCGCCCGAATTCTTCACCTCGCAGATGGAATATCCCGAAAAGCGGCTGGAGCTGGGCATGAACACCCCGCGCCTCGCCAATTGGCACCGCTTTGCCGCGCGCGACGGCCTCGATCATATGACCGAATTGCTGTGCATCGGCGATGGCCTGCCGCCATCGGCCATGGGGCTGATGGATGTCGCCGGGCCAGTGAGCAGCATGAACTGGCAGGTCAACCTGCTGACCGACGCGCCGCAGACCGAAAACGGCTGGTGGTTGCTCGAATCGGTGACGCATCACGCGCATCATGGTGCCGCCAGCCAGTACATGACCGTCTGGAACAGCCGCCTCGAGCCGGTGATGACCGCCATGCAGAGCGTCGCGCTGTTCGTCTGA
- a CDS encoding response regulator, with the protein MLRILLAEDDAAMRTYLQRALEKADYEVTSVDRGTAALPLLQDEHFDLLLTDIVMPEMDGIELAQHCGRISPNTKVMFITGFAAVTLKAEKAAPSARVLSKPFHLKDLVLEVDRVFARGTFAQSL; encoded by the coding sequence ATGTTGCGCATATTGCTGGCAGAAGATGATGCGGCCATGCGGACCTATTTGCAGCGTGCGCTGGAAAAGGCCGATTACGAAGTGACATCGGTGGACCGGGGCACCGCAGCGCTGCCGCTGCTGCAGGACGAGCATTTCGATCTGCTGCTGACCGACATCGTCATGCCCGAGATGGACGGCATCGAACTGGCCCAGCATTGCGGGCGCATTTCGCCCAATACCAAGGTCATGTTCATCACCGGATTCGCCGCCGTCACGCTGAAGGCGGAAAAAGCGGCGCCCAGCGCGCGGGTGCTGTCCAAGCCCTTCCACCTCAAGGATCTGGTGCTCGAAGTCGACCGCGTTTTCGCTCGCGGCACCTTTGCGCAGAGCCTTTGA